The genome window AGCTTTTCCAGCAGAGGGAGTgtcctgtgcaaaggccctgaggtctcCCTGCACATCACAGTCATTTTCTGTGGCTGATCAAAGCTACCCTGGCTCTCTGTTAAAAGCTCCAAGCGTTTTTGGCAGGGGCTCATCTTGCCAACGGTGAAGCCTTCAGTGACCCCGCCCCTCAGAGGTGGTGATGACAATACAGCCCCAGGTGGAGGGGCACCTCAGGTCACCCATAGGTGCCAGACAGGTGGCTTCAGGGAGGGACCAGCACCAGCATCTCCCATTGTAGGCTGGGGTCCAGCTCCCGCAGGTGCTGGTGGGCAGAATTTGGGCTCAGGATGCCAGCCCGTTCCTTTTTCCAAGGCAAACTATGTTTTGACAAACgatcttcttatttttaaatgttgatgccaaacttaaaaacaaacagaaaacctttGTGGGCCAAACTGCATCTGTGAGAGGCCATGGCGCTCAGCCTCAACTTTGCTCACATAATTGTATTAATCCAGGGGGCACAGAAAGAGCAGAGCTGCCTTCCTCCCTGCACGGAGGGCCTGGAGAGCACTCTCCGGCTCCGGCCCAGAGTGGTGTGGGGAGGAGGCCCACGGGCTTCAAGGCCAGGTGAGGAGCTGGGACTTTGCAGGTAAGTGACTGCCCCTCTGCATTGAAGAGGACGCCTGCAGATCAGGGATGGGGACAGCCAGGTGTGGGTCTGCCAGGGACAGCAGGAAGGCTGGGTTGTGGCTTCAGAGCCTGATGGACccaggctccagccccagcccagcttcTGCCTCCAGCGAGCCAATTTCCATCTCTGCACTGGCGATACCCAGCATAACCCACAGGGTCACGAAGGCCAGGGCTGCCACCCTGGTTTGGGGTGCTCGGGTGGGGATTGGGCCCCGTGCCctggggagagtgaggaggagacTTTGGGGCCGCCCTCCCCAGGCTCACAGGGCTGAGAGCTTGCCCTGGAGCTATAAATAGCAGACGCAGAGTGGAACTGTTGCCTGCGCCCACGCTCCTACGCATGAGTCAGCCGGCTCCGGCCTGGGCTGGCGCCCGGAGGAGCCAGGGGGCTGGACAGAGGCCCGAGGCTGGGCCCAGAGCCGCCCATCACAGAGGCAGGCGGGCGATCCgagtgggagggaggggtctGTCATCTCTAAGAGCCTGGGTGCTGGAAAGCCCCACAAGATGGATGCCATGTGACCCTGAGAGGCTAGACAACGTGATCTAcattcacagatggggaaactgaggctcagaggagcccTCAGCTGGGACGTTGCGATCCAGACCAGAATGTAGGACCTGTCTGCCCACGAAGCTGTCTCCATCTCTGGCTGAGAGCGCTTTGGGATGCGGGGCCGGAGCCAGGCAACCCTCTGTGGTGCCCCATGGGGCCTAGGATAAGGCTGGAGGGAGCAGTGCCTGCAGGACAGCTCCAGGCAGCCGGGGTTGGACAGGGAACCAGGGCAAGCTCGGGTGGGGTCCGGAGGAGCTCGAACTCCAGGCTGAGAAGCTGTTCCCTGACCTGGAAGTCAGGAGGCCACGGGCGGCTTTGGAGTAAAGGAGGCTAAGCAGTGACCTCCAGGGTGGAAGGAGGGCTGGAGGGGCAATCCTGGGAGGccaggaaggaggcaggtggGATGGTCCAGGTGCAAGTGGCCGGGGGTGCAGTGGAGGGGCTGAATCAGAGGGAAATGGGGCCCTTCAAGCCCCAGAAGCAGATGAACCTCAGGGGACCAGCCTCTGCAGGAACCAGGTGGTCTTGGGGGCAGTGCCCATATCGCcaaggaagcaggaaggatcTATCCCAGCCAGAGCCACGGGGATGGTGGATCAGCAAGGTTCAAGGAGCCAAGAGCCAGAGGGGCCCTTGGACtccagcccaccatctgctcACGCACCTCGTGACAGGGAGATCACCACCTGACAAAGGGCCTCTTTCACCCTCCAGCTGCTCTGACCCTCCTTGTGGGGCCTAAGTGTCAGCCTCCCCATCAAGGGCACCTTCCTCTAACAGGcttgggccctggggcagtctcACACTCACCCCTGGTCCTGTTGCTGCTCCCCAAAGCCCCATCTTCTCTGAGATGCGTCTCTGACCTCTGAGTCTTCAGGAGGGAGGGGTGATGGTATCCTGTTAGCTTAAATGTGGACACACAGACATCAAATGCACAGATGCTTCCCAAAGGCAAACATTTATTCTTAGAGACAACTCCTTTTTGAGGAAGATAATGTTTTCCTACCAGAAGATTGCAAACCCAGACCCCTTGGTCCCCTTTGTTTACCGCTCAACCTTCAAATGCCCCTCCAGACTCTGCCTCAGTGGACTCCCCTTAGGGGCACAAGCCCACACCGGGTCCCACCCCTGCAGGGACGAAGGCCCTGGGATGGGGACCAGTCTCCAGGTACACCCCCTTGCCACACGCCCCTTTGGACCACCTCTGCCTTCTCATACATCTGTTTACAGATTGATTGATTGTTTATTCTGCCAGTGCGCCCTCCCCCATGGGGGGCCCTGTGCTGGAACACGACCCCCACCAACCCAAGGGTATCTCATTCTGCCCTCCAGTCCCCTTATTTGCAGTTCTGCTAACTGGCCCCTTCTCTTTGCTCCTTGCTGACCTGAGCTCTGCACCCCTCTACCCCAGCCGCTGGCTGCTGGGTGACCCTGGGATGCGCCAGCTTACTCGTGGATAAGCAGACCCCAATCCCACTGTGCCCCCGGCAGGACCGTGTGTACACCAGGTGGGGTGCCGGAGGTGTCCCAGCGGTGTCCTGGCGGGGGTGCTGGGCaggggcccggggtgggggtcCAAGAGGAGCTGCACGCACGCGGCGGGGCGCGGGGTCGCGTTGACCTTGGCCGGGGGCGCGGGTCCCGGGGGAGGGGCGGAGCGCGGCGCCCGGCGGCGGGCGGGGACGGGCGGGGACGGGcgcgggcgcggcggcggcggcggcggcggcggcggcggcggcggcagctcgggcgggcggcggcgggcgtgcggggggcggcggcgccggAGCGGACACGGAACCGGCCAGCAGCAGCCGCGGCGGCGCCGCAGGGACGAGCGCCCAGGTAGGTGGCTGGGGCGGggggccgggacgccggggcacaCTGCATGCCCCCTGGAGGCCCGCGGGTCCTTTCCCTGAGCGCCCCCCCTTTGTCCgagccccaccctcctcccccacgcCGAGCCCTCCGCCGgaaccccctccccagcccggcGGGTCCCTGGCCCGGCCGTCCTCCGCGCGCCCACCTTGGACAGCTCCCTCCCtgccgccccccctccccccaccgtaCTAACCGGGAGCTCTTCGGCCGAGCCAGCCCCTCCTCCGGCCCACCGCGGCCTCACTCTCCGTCCGCTCTCAGGGCCCCTTCACGAGGAGTCAGGTGGGCCTTGGGCCCGTCTGCCCCCACCACACATCCCCTTCGTCCTCCCGCTCCCTCAGCCAAGCCAAGCCGCTCacccaggagcccctcccctggtgggctccccctcccccaccaattgGATCCTGCTTGGGCCGAGGGGAGCCCATGGGCTGGCCCCCAGGGTGTCCCTTCCCTCCCACAGGCCTCCTAGAGCAGGCCCTGGCTCATCAATCCCTCACTGGTCAGGGGGTCCCTAGGTCAGAGTCTGGGGCAGGCCTCCTGTGCCCCCAGGCCCTCCCCTGGGTCAGGGCCTGCTTTCTTGCACCTGAGATCGCTCCAACCTCCTGGCAGCACTGGGCTCCGGGGACCCAGGATGGGGAGGTTTGCCTGGCCCGGCAGTCTCAGGATGGTCGGCTTTGCACAGCGGAAGGACTCCCAGTTTTGTAACCAACCAgggctgggttcaaatcctgctctGCTCTGCCACCTCCCTGCTGTGACCTTGAGCCCATGCCACCCCCTTTTGAGCCTCAGTGCTCAcgacccctccccctcccccagcccatgggaggagagggtgggatTCAAACGGCACCCAGTGGGTTCCCAGTATGGGCTTGGGGGTTATTGAATGAGGGCTACTAGTCGGGGATCCCCTCCTGGAAGACACCCTGCTGAAGTCCTGGAGCCGTGCCTGGGGGTCTGTGCCCAGAGCAAGATGAGCACTGGGTCTGGGGCGGCATATTGGATGGTGACCAGCCAGCCCAGGTTCCCCAGCCGGtcacagcagtgcctggctgCACACTGGTGTACCCGCTTCTCGGGGTGCCTGCCCAGGAAAGGGCAGTGACTGCAGAGCAGACTGGCAGCCCTGCCACCCCCCCAACCTCCTCCCAGGCTGTGCATGTCACCGATGTGCCTACTGGTCCGCCGTGAGTTAGAACCGCTAAAGCTCCCTCCCGCAAGTTTGCTGGGCACGTTACTTGCTGGGTACGTGTCGGCCATTACCTTCATCGTACGTCTTTTTCTAACAAACCTGATACTTTTGATCGGTCAGAATGTGacttcccatcccaccaccagCCGAGTGCCTTATACACTGGGCCCTTATCATGTCCGTCTGTCTTCACTGAGGACACCTAGGCTCGGGGACACCGTTGACTTGCCTGGGTTTTCACTGCCAGGTTCACACCGTCGCATCTTGCTCACACTCCCGCACACACACCTGAGGGAAGTGGCATGGCCAGGACGCAATCTtgccctctcttctccctcccgcCATAGACATCCCCCCCTCCGCCCATGCTGAAGGACCCTCAGAGTTGGCTGAGGAGGAGGCATAGAAGGGGTCTCTCATGTTTCTGTAAATAAGGACACAGATGCTGGAGACAGACCTcctgccttcccacccccagcccccggtTTTCCCCCACCTCCATCATTTCAGGATctgctctgctgtgtgacctcctGAGGTTACTGGACTTCTCTGAGCacaggggaggaaagaggaatTCTGTTGAATCCCTCTCCCAGGGAATTCTGTTCCTACAGACACATCAGACCCGAACAGGAGGCCAGGGCGGGCCAGACCACAGCCTGGGTTTGGCGTTCAGGGAGTGGGGCTTTTTCTCTTGAGGCTAacttttagtttcctcatctacagccTGGGCTGCTATGGGAAACCtgctttgagatttgcaaattctCTGACCTCCGGCCCCAGGATCACACTTCCAGGatgagagcagagaggggaggggagcagcttTAAAATGCTGGTTCATAGGGCTGTGGCCCTGGACCAAAGGGTTCACCAATTCCAGGGGTGAGGCCCTGCAATCTGCATCTTAAAGACACCCCACCACACAGCTCCCCTGAGGTTTAGGAGCCTCTGGGCTGGGGGGTTGAGCAGGGAGCCTGTGATTGTTGGAGAGAGGCCCCATTTTACTTATtctgcagaggagaaaactgagggtcaGGGTGGCAAATGAATGTGCCCAGGTCACAGAGCCGGGCCtactgggaaggaaggaaaaaaaaaaaagctggtgcTGCCTATGGGAGGGCGTAGGGGAGCGTGTAGGTGGAGAAAGGAGTTGGAGGGCACTCCATGCTGGCATCTCCACACCTCTTCCAGCCCAGAATCCCCCCATCTCCTCCCAGATTTCGTTTCAAGGGAAGCAGGCAGAGGGGGCTGGCTCCGAGCCTGCATGCAGGACAGAACTACAAAGTCTGGCAAATCcaccaggaagtcttccctgggGCCACAAGAGAAATGCCGCCTCCTCCGAGAAGCcgcccctcccatcccctccctccctACAGGTGGCCTTTGCGTCTGACACTCCTCTCTGTGCAGGGTCGGTCCGGGGTTCTAGCAGCCCACGCGAGCCCTCCCGGCCCCGACCCCCTCCCCCGCACAGAAGATGCCTGAGCAGAGCAACGACTACCGAGTGGTGGTGTTCGGGGCAGGCGGCGTGGGCAAGAGCTCGCTGGTGCTGCGCTTTGTCAAGGGCACGTTCCGGGACACCTACATCCCCACCATTGAGGACACCTACCGGCAGGTCATCAGCTGTGACAAGAGCGTGTGCACGCTGCAGATCACCGACACCACAGGCAGCCACCAGTTCCCAGCCATGCAGCGGCTGTCCATCTCCAAGGGCCACGCCTTCATCTTGGTCTTCTCCGTCACCAGCAAGCAGTCGCTGGAGGAGCTGGGCCCCATCTACAAGCTCATTGTGCAGATCAAGGGCAGCGTGGAGGACATCCCGGTCATGCTGGTGGGCAACAAGTGTGACGAGACGCAGCGGGAGGTGGACACCCGCGAGGCACAGGCCGTGGCCCAAGAGTGGAAGTGCGCCTTCATGGAGACGTCGGCCAAGATGAACTACAACGTCAAGGAGCTCTTCCAGGAGCTGCTCACGCTGGAGACACGCCGGAACATGAGCCTCAACATCGACGGCAAGCGCTCCAGCAAACAGAAGAGGACAGACCGCATCAAGGGCAAATGCATCCTCATGTGAGCCCAGCGCCCCGCGTAGGCGCCCCGCTGCCCTGGCCCAGGCCTCCCGGTGGTTCTCCTCCTCCCCGCTCCCTCTCATCTCTCccacttctcttccttcctccagcatcTCTGGCGGGGAACCTGAGGCCCCAGTGAGCCCATGGCAGACCTGGGACTCCAACCCGGCTCTGTCCCACGGCTCCGCCTTCCTCCCCACCATCTTTGCTCCCCATCCTGTCTGTACCCCCAAAGCCAAGTGCTGGAGGTGGCCCCCTTGATCTGCACATGGGAAAATGGGGAAGCTCCCTGTCCCCGTCAGAACTGAAGATGCTGATCATGGTGTCTCCGAGGACCCTCCCCTCTGACCCCTTCCCTTGAGCACCCTGAGCCGGACCTGCACCCTGCCCCTCATTAGATCACTGTGACCTTGATggggagaagggagtggaaatGCACATGGACTTCAGACTTTGTTTTCTCCTATTTGGTGTTTAACATCCACCCCCTTCCATCCCTTGTGGCCTCCGGCCTGTGCCTCCCCCTCCCAGGTTCCAGACCACCCCCTTCACCCTCAGTCTCCACAGCTTGGTGGGATCCTTGTGGGCTGGGTCTCCGGCTGCCAGGCAATAATCGCAGGGCCCACAGCAGTGCTCCACCGGCCCGGAGTCCCACTCCTCACCCGgcctgggcctgggggcaggcaggggaggCCCGGGACTGGCCGATGGCCACAGCACAACTCCAGGGGACTGTCCGGAGCAAATATGGAGGAGCTTCCCAACCACAGCGTGCAGACAGAGATGGGTACAGCTTGTCATCACTGAGCCGGGGCAGGGATCCGAGGTGCTGGGGGTCGCTG of Vicugna pacos chromosome 22, VicPac4, whole genome shotgun sequence contains these proteins:
- the DIRAS1 gene encoding GTP-binding protein Di-Ras1, with product MPEQSNDYRVVVFGAGGVGKSSLVLRFVKGTFRDTYIPTIEDTYRQVISCDKSVCTLQITDTTGSHQFPAMQRLSISKGHAFILVFSVTSKQSLEELGPIYKLIVQIKGSVEDIPVMLVGNKCDETQREVDTREAQAVAQEWKCAFMETSAKMNYNVKELFQELLTLETRRNMSLNIDGKRSSKQKRTDRIKGKCILM